In the Sphingobacterium sp. PCS056 genome, TTACTCAGCGCTTTTATACTTTTTTTGGAGGAAGGTCGAAAGCGATCGCTTCATGTTCAAAATGTCCATTATGAGCACCATCGCAAAAAGGTTTATTCTTGGATAATCCACAACGACAGATGGAGAGCACTGTTCTGCCCTGTAAACCATAAGCATCTCCATTTCTATCAACGATTTCGAAATCACCTTCTATTTTTACCGAACCATTATTATTGATCGTAAGTTTTGTCTTTGACATAGCTATTTTATAAATATTTTCCTATACAAACCTAGGAATAATCAAATGACTTTTTGCAATTTACTAGCTATTTAGAAGCGTTCCTTTTAATCTAATTAAATTAGGGTCTGTAATGATATAACTGACACCTGATTTATTAAACTCTTATATGATCCCATATAATGAGCCGCCTTTTGCCCCTAAATTATCCACTCTTTTCTCTACTGCAGGATCCTTAATCAAATCTGGCGCATGGTGTGGTTTACGTCTAGCATCAATAATAAGAGGTCCGTGACAACCCCAATGTTTGTATTTGGTAAAACTATTGACACCGTAAATATCATATGCTGGGTTTGATCTAGTAAAAGTGACCCAAACAAAATTATTCTCATTTGCTGCCGTAAAGTCTGCATCATCAGCCAAGACAATCATCTGAATTCCTGAAAATTCTTCATCTTTCATAGCATCACACCAGTTTTTTAAGATCGTTTCTTCCTGTTCATAAGATGTAAATGCTGCTCCATCGACTACAACAATTCCCGGCATAGCCATTTTAACATTGTTAAATGGCCTTGGGATCGCTAAACCAGCCGGAATCTCCTTACTTAACGATCTTTTCTTTGAACCTGCGGCCGCAAAAACAACCTTTGATCCAGCATTGAGTCCATCTCCAGAATAATCTAGAGTATCTATGGTTGTATTGGTATGAAAGTGCAAATCTCGCGTTAGATCAATTCTTTCCAACATATGCATAAAAAATCCTGCAACATTATAAATATCCAATGATGGATCATCTTCAATTGCTGCTATAAATAAATACTTTGCCAAACTCAGCTGATTTTTACCTAAAGCTTGACTTGCGATAGTCAAAATTTCTTGCGGACGATCTACTTTTTGATAAGGTGTATAACTTTCTCGACCTATCGCAAAAAGCAATGGATGTACTCCTGCAGCATCTACAGCATGGACCGCTTGCAAACCATTGATCTCTTTAGGGATAGCTGCTCCTGTAATTTCATGGATCAAATTACCAAAACTAGTGTCCTCCTGAGGAGGCCTTCCGACAACTGTAAATGACCAGATAGGATCCTTCTTGTGATAGACGTTATGAACCTTCATCAATGGAAAAGGATGTGTCAAACTATAATAACCGATATGATCACCAAATGGTCCCTCAGGTTTCGTTTCATTCGGATAAACAGTACCCGTTATAACAAAGTCAGCATCTGAAGAGACACAAAAACCTTCCTTATCATAGAAATAACGAAATCTACGATTACCTAAAGCTCCGGCAAAAATCATTTCAGATAATCCCTCAGGCAAAGGCATAACTGCTGAAAGCGGATGTGACGGTGGACCACCAATGAAAATACTGACTTTTAGAGGTTTTCCTAATTGATTTGCTTTCTGCTGATGAATACCAATCCCCCGATGCAATTGGTAATGTAGACCAATTTCCTTATCTTGAATATAATCATTACCCGAAAGCTGTATACGATACATACCAAGATTAGCCTGC is a window encoding:
- a CDS encoding UbiD family decarboxylase — encoded protein: MGYKSLAECVADLEQHGHLIRIKEEVDPYLEMASIHMRVYDVEGPALYFENIKGSDFPAVSNLFGTLNRSKFMFRDTLDHIKKLVDVKMDPTSVLKNPFKYLSSSAVALGALPWKKKTNAPILYGKTAISKLPQIINWPMDGGAFVTMPQVYTEDITKPGIMQANLGMYRIQLSGNDYIQDKEIGLHYQLHRGIGIHQQKANQLGKPLKVSIFIGGPPSHPLSAVMPLPEGLSEMIFAGALGNRRFRYFYDKEGFCVSSDADFVITGTVYPNETKPEGPFGDHIGYYSLTHPFPLMKVHNVYHKKDPIWSFTVVGRPPQEDTSFGNLIHEITGAAIPKEINGLQAVHAVDAAGVHPLLFAIGRESYTPYQKVDRPQEILTIASQALGKNQLSLAKYLFIAAIEDDPSLDIYNVAGFFMHMLERIDLTRDLHFHTNTTIDTLDYSGDGLNAGSKVVFAAAGSKKRSLSKEIPAGLAIPRPFNNVKMAMPGIVVVDGAAFTSYEQEETILKNWCDAMKDEEFSGIQMIVLADDADFTAANENNFVWVTFTRSNPAYDIYGVNSFTKYKHWGCHGPLIIDARRKPHHAPDLIKDPAVEKRVDNLGAKGGSLYGII
- a CDS encoding CDGSH iron-sulfur domain-containing protein, whose protein sequence is MSKTKLTINNNGSVKIEGDFEIVDRNGDAYGLQGRTVLSICRCGLSKNKPFCDGAHNGHFEHEAIAFDLPPKKV